The sequence AGCTTACATGCATGTTATTgtgtttacaatattttttttttaaatccaattaacACTTTTATTGCCAAATGTTATGCAAAAAGACAACCCAGAGAATGCCAGacaattttgagcattttcactcatatttcaaggcaccttattctgttctttcgcaatcaccatttgaaaataggtcatttgagtgacaccgagctagaatgggaaaaaaataagagaaaaatagttttgttttgttttttaaatatcccgATACACTAATATCGGGGGAACGTCAATCAACGTTGGCGACGGTACTCGTTCGGGTTTTCCGTTAACGGCAGACAAACAGTTCATAAATGCAAATCATCCAATCACTCaaatatttgatagctgcaGCCCAAATTTTTACCTTGTTAGCGAGAAGGAATtctagagggggaaaaaaaaaaaaaaaaaaaaaaaaaaaaaaaaaaaaaaaaaaaaaaaaaaaaaaacctgtcgaACTTTTCTACACTCACCCAAAAAGAGAACGCTGAAACACACGTTTGGTACTTAGTTGACTCAATAAACGTCCTCTGGCCACTAtaagaggaaaaaagaaaaaaaaaaaaaaaagagtcaatcaCAAATCAGTTTTCAAACTGCACGTGAGCAGAAGTTTGTGCTCaacatcaataaaaaaaaaaaaataagatcatACACCGTTTTAatgtttaaagtttaaaaaaaaaaaaaacattccaagtGATGGATCCGGAAACGCAGAAGCGGAAACGTTGAAGATGCAATAAACCAAAACAACACATCTTTTAGTCTCGTCATCACATTATACAATCAATACGACGGTTAAGGTCCTGAAAGGGAGCAATCACAAAATGGACGCCCGACTTTTGACTTCACGCGCAAACAAGCAAGCAgccaaaaaaccaaacaaaaacaaaaacaaaacaaatgcaaaaaccATTAAAAGGAGTTGTTACAAAAATATACATGTTCACAACACTCACATAAAACGTTGCAAGTCCGATCCaaagaatgaataaataaataaataaataaataactccaAGCAGGAGGTGTCGAAGGCGGCGGCCGCCGGCTCTCATCACTCGACGGTGCCGGTCATCTTCTCCTCGTCGGCCTGCTTGTGGTGCTGCAGCCTGGCGTACGTCACCGCGTCCCCCCTGAgaggcgagcgagcgagcgagcggccgTTAGCGTGGtgggggaggagggaggagggaggagggacTTGGTTTAGCCGCGCTTAAAATGGCGCCCGGATGGAGGTTAAGATGGAAACGagcgattttcttttttttttttaaatgttactttttagtTGACTCTATAGTTCATGGGAAaagtccaccaaaaaaaaaaatcccgattCAGTCAATCGTTAGTTGGGAATGATTTGATCAATTAGTGGTTCAAGtgcagcaaacaaacaaaaaaaatcattcattaaTAATTAGTATTAGTAATACTGTTATAGGGTCAAATATGAATTAAAAGAAATGCACCTTTTATGTACAGAATGATTTCAAATTTTTGTACTGGTAAGTAacttattaaatattaatttgcactggactataaacattttagtaccaattttatttatttattttttacattttccagttttgttgtttaaaataaagtgctgaaaatatgcaaatttTGGTGAAGCTGTATCTGTCTTTTCATAATTTTGAAGGACAGCAATCGATAACAGAGCTTTCGATATCATGCAAATTATGTTTCATgtgaaaatcaacaaaaaaataaataaataaattcgccATTATCAGCAGTCAACAAATACGAAAGCAGGTGACGTCAAAGCacaaacactattttttttttaagaaactgtCAAAACATATTcataatcaatcaattaattttcaaaaatatttttatctcaGCAAAGTAGACCCAATTCAAAGAAACACTTGTCATTTTCCGACTCGGCAGCCCAAAATGACCCAGAAAGAATTCAAATATCTTTGGCActtgaacaaataaaaataaataaataaataaataaatacatgttggcCAGTATTATATTTtctacaatattgtgtttgagaCATTTTGTAAGGACAGCAACTCTTTTAaaagatgttaaaaataaactatctttgtttactttttaagagtttagtttttgtttttgtttttgtttttaagacagATTAAGACCTTAATATCATAAATGTAAGACTTTTTAAGGACATTGTCCATACAAATTaatagaattaaaaacaaaagaatgtaGTTGCCAAGAACAATTTGCTCTTGTTAGATTAGTACGAGCGTAGTTGATGttgtaatgacaaaaaaaaaataataaaaaaagtggcTTACATAAAAGAAAAACTCATGTCAGGAAGTATTTGATTAAGTAAAAGGAAATGTTTAAAATGAGAGTCTACTGCTTGTTAGTGGGTGTTTGACAGACAGGAAGACagtgaattttgttgtttttttttaaatgtgaaaaagtGCCGTTTTCGGAGTGCTCTTACTTTTTCCCTAACGACGCCAGGCCGTACAGGACCCCGGTGGCGAAGGCGATGGCGTTCCCGAACAGCGTGGTGAAGGTGAAACTCAGGAAGACGGGAAAGAGCGCCATCCTGAGTCCAACACGAGTCAGCCGGTAAGTCGCATCGTATCGTTGACTCGCAACGTCCGTCCGTTCGGCTCCATATTAAAAATCGATATTACACGTTGAAATTAATTTCAAAATCCCGCCCAGTGTTCTCACCCGCAGTAGAAGAAGGATTTCTGCCAGGGTCGGAAGCGGTCGGCGCGGGCCGCCACGGCGTTGGCAAACTCGATGAACTGGCAGCAGAAGGGAACCTCGCACAGGAACAACACGAAAGCGTTCAACCTGCACACGACGGGACATCAACAGCATCAGCATCATCGATTTGAGGCTTAAGTCGAGCACTGCAGCTTGCTAACAGTTTTTagcatcttattattattattataccaaTTAGCCCATCAATTGatcagctaaaaacgcatttttgcTTTACAATATTACAacgagggatgggcgagtaccgataccaggtatcggtatcgggccgataccagccttttttttcccaagtactcgagtactggtgacgcagacgagtacaagcgagcgacggcagagggggaagatgtgaagtgagtcctccttgcctgtaagtggcgctagcatGCAGCAGTCTTTCATCAAAACTTCACcgctttggaaatacttcaaaattgtgaatcttaaactaaaagagcatttttgtgctttattttgagcgttaagactattgaagagtgactgtgctgttttttttttggtcaaaattaaaggaaatatatttgtttaaaaatatgttttagtgatttttttatttgtcaaaatgtactactggtatcggcagttggtatcggtatcggtgagtactgagtgtctgagtatcggtatcggtctgaaaaaaagtggtatcgaacatccctaattacaacacaatacaattattattttgtccacttggggtcacCATCCGTCACGTTCCACACTATTGGATCTATAACATTAAGTGTGTACGGCTTTAAATGGCCAAAGCCAAacaattttgcaaacaaaatgtaaaataacaagcgtaaaaaaaaaaaaatagacatttgaaaatattgtccggtcctcgagggcctgagtcctgcatgttttgtaGGTTTTCCatattcaacacagctgattcataattaagatcatcagcaagctctacaGAAGCCTGAAAATTATCCTGATCGTTGAATCGGGTGCGTTGGTGcagagaaacctcaaaaacatgcaggactcaggccctcgaggactggatctTGACACGTGTGACATCAAGGCTTCCATGAGTTAcactaacaaaaatgtttggcaatattttcttgttacttccttttttttttttagttattgattGTTAGTAATGCTCCTAGATTATTGCACACGCCTTCATCGCAAATGATGATATTTTTTTCGATagattgtgcagccctattatATTGTAAAGTTAAGCAGACTTACACCATCCACACTCCGGCGGCGATGTTTAAAGGGTTCACGGTGACACAGTTCCATACTCCTGCGATGGCACATGCTGCAGAAAAGACAGAATTTATtacatacacaaacaaaaacatctaaTAGACAGAGATGCTcgaaagtcaacaaaaacttgCATGGATCGATTGGCACTTAATGCAAGCATTTCCGTCCTGCTTAATAATACAGAGCTCATGGAATATGCAGCTGCGGTTTGTGTGACACGGCGGCTAAAAGTCTCCGGTGTCAAGTGTTGCTGACGGTGCTTGTCGTTTGATGACAAGCAGGCCCTCCGCCCGCACAGGCGGAGAGGCGACTGACTGCAAGACAAGAGACAAATTGGTGACGGGCCGAGCTTTTTGTTGCGTTGCGCTCAACCACAACTGTGAGCAATGAGGAGTATGCACTACAGCGGACCCGTGTTATTCGTGGTGGATAGGGTCTGCGAATAGCTAAATTCAGATATAATTGACATCCAACTGGAATGgactgaaaattaaaaaaatgtaaaaaaaatatttcccatTAAATATTGGGGTTGAGTCCCCCAAAATaccaaatattaactcattagctcccaaaaacatataaatacgtcatattttaaattttttaagtgtcccaaaaacacatttatacctattttgttttttatttattccagagcatagagaaggctttgatgcagtctctctactgcagaaaatggttgagtggcagcagagtataagagatcaaccaggccatgttaaaaccagctgatttccccacagttctaagcagaattgtgaaaaacgacgaagttctattgctaattgctgcacagcagaaacagataggaatatacgtttttttcccagataaaagaagagactccaatctctcttttggtatgttccatatttttaaagcaatagaacataatatttcgcgggcctttgaaaaatcagtcaaaatccaggaaaacacttaagcgaaaatggttgggagtgaatgagttaattaattaatttaaaaaaaaacactgggagacaaattaaatttaaaaaaaatccacaaacagGGTGAAACCGCGGGTGCCGAACCGCGAGTATGTAGGGTTCCACTACAGTTTGTCATGAGCCGTTTTTTGACACATTAActgctattattattaaaacgTCATTTCGTGAACGCCTGGCCACTTTTCACGACGTTGCATTGACGGaaacaaacaataacaaatttaataaaaaaaaaaaaaaaaaacacgtcatcAACTTACATATTCCTCCCAGCACGCCGGCTATTTTGCAAAGCCACCGGTACCACCAAGTCATGCCGTCGTCCTCCGGCGGGGAGGCTTTGCTGGACGCTGCAGTCTCCTCGGAGCTCATCCTTTCGGACGAAAGCGAGTAACCTCACTCGAACTAAGCTCGATTTCTATGACAAACCTGCCAGTGGCGTTGCAGCGGCTCCGGACGCCGACGCCAGCCGAAATGGAACCTTGTTGTTTTTGCTCGGTGTCCAGCAAAAGCGCCTGGCTAGCTACTAATGCTAACAAACCACTACCAAAATTGCTCAAAACATGAACACCAGCGCCGACTTGCTCTTGGGATCATCTAAATTGTGTAACTATTTAACGTAGACAACAATAattgcaatattgtgaatgtAAAGTGGTAATACAGCGCCACGGAACTGTCCGACTTGTTTCAGCGGAAGTTGTTTTCTACTTCCGGTTTGTGCGAGCGCGGGGCATTGTGGGAAAACATCGCAAGGTTCATTTCTTTACGTTTCACAATAGCAGATTTTATAAGGAACAAAAGTActgaatataaaatgaaataaccgTAAGGTGGCGCTCAGTTTATTAAGTAAAATTTTATTTCAGATGTTTCGTGACAGCTATTTTCATCCAATCAAACAGGTTTATCACGGGAGGTGGGCGGGATTTCTACCCTGCCAACCAATCATATCGAGTGTTGTATTACGTGTAGAAGCTATTGTGTCGACATTTTAGAGCTTggttaacaataaaataataaaaatatatattaagaaaatattagcatccTATCTTTGTGATCGACAAAATGACATAAAACACTTGCGTTCTCTGTACATAATTAAAAtagaaatgaacattttgatAAAGAACCAATGGGCCCATGTTTCTCAACACGTTTCTTTCTATTTAATATACAAAACACCATGATGAATGATTTCATATAGTACACAGATCACGTCACTCCGATATCAGTAACGAGCGACGCGGCTGTCGCGTCCTCCTGCTGGTCCGCCTCTCCTGCGCGATGGGCGCCATTTTCCTCTTGGGGGCGGGCGTGCGGCACAGCATGTCATCCAGCGTCTGCCGCGTCACCTGACCCGCTCGCTCCAGCCGGGAAATGACCCGCTCGGCTTCCGCCGCTCGCGCTTGGCCCGCAACGTGCCGACGCATCCGATCCAGCTTGGGAGCCAATGAAGGAAAGGAAACGTGGAGGACGCTTCTTCTTCCAGACGTATCAAAAAATGTGCCACAAAGACTTACCAGCTCTTGAGAAAATTCCGGCTTCCTGACAAAGGACGGGCTTTGCGAGAGTTTGACTGCGGACGAGAGGTCCACGATGGCCTCTTGTGTCGCACCGGACGCCACCAGTAACAAAATCTAATGATTCACGTGatgagaggcaaaaaaaaaaaaaaagtggaagcgTAGAATAACGTGTACTTGTTATTTTTGGTGCACTCACCTTCAAGTTTTGGCACAGTCGGTTGTCTGTGCTGGTGATTCGTGCAAACAACAGTCGTGCCTTTTCAACGTCATTCTAAAGGAGAAACAATCGGATTGGGACGGGTAAAACCATTACGGTCTctctatatggaggatttttcaCCAATGCACGTTTCTTAAACTCAAATACAACTCACCTGTTTGAGCGCTAATGCCACAGCAAAGCAGTAAGCGTGCTTGGAGACATAACGCCCTTTGACCTCAGCCTCCTCGAAGAGCGACGTGCAGATGGCGTGCGACTCCGCTGTGTTCTGATGCCCGAAATCGAAGACAGAAACGAAACAAAAACGCAAGTTTATAGTGAtagctcaaaaaaaaataaaaaatagtaaacaCCAAAACAAATCCTTAAATATTGGCTCCACGgatcatttaaaacaaaaaaaacaaaaacattatttagttGCCAATACTCTatatttgaaagaagaagaatgtaaacaggaagtatttcaagatcaaccactgacctgtatatataactggatagctgatagcccataAATGCAACACAAACAAGAGTGCCGGTTACCAGTTTATAGCAGACGGCAGACGCCAGCATCAGAGTGTCCTCGTTGAAGGGGACACTTTGGCTCCTCATGAAGCGCAACACCTCGAGAGCATCTGCAACGCGTTCGTCATTTTGACCACGATAAACGATGTTCATTTGAATTCTTCACCTACCGTCATAATAGCCCTTGACGAATAACATGTCGACGCCGATGTTGAAGGAGGCGGGGCCGTCGAAAAAGCCTCTCATTTCCTGTTCAGGATGACATAAGAGCAAGTTCATaaaataatagttttttttattttatttttttaattaactcattcactgccattgacggatatacacgtcaatagcagtgaatgggttaagGTAATGAATGCCACTTATAGTTATAGAAGGAAACATACAAGTTAAAGCATGAAATGATGACGTAACAAACCGTTTTAAGTCTTCAGATTCTAGTTCATAATATTACCGTATACTGTACAATACTTGATGTACGTGCACCTTATCAGTAAGCGTCGCGGCGGCCATCTTCTCCAGTCCCAACTCGTAGCACAGCCTCATGAAGATGGGGCCAAATTTGTACTCCCTGTGCACCAGGTTCCTGTTTTCCGCATGGTACCTGGTAACAGGCGATGGCGTGACTTGACGGGCTGCGTGAAATGCTACGttcaattaacacattcactgccagcccagcaaaaatgcattgcatcatttgacgtgtttttccgtcaaaggcagtgaatgagttaaatacctgTAAATGGCATCTCGCGCCGTCTTCGCGTCCTCCGCACTCTGACACAAGTGAAGCAGCAGCTTGAGCTCGTCTCGCCCAACCAGGCTGTTCCTCTGCAGCTTTTGGCCGAACAGCTCGATAAAATTTCCTGCCGACATGAAAGGCATCATGTATTCACTGTCAAAATCCATCTTCACTTATTTACTGACAGTAAGTACACTCAAGTAGGTTTATAGAGCAAATCTCATTTGCTGAGTATTTTCTTGACACAATTATCGATATTTCTATTTACAATAAGTGCATTTGCCTCCCGTGACAGTTAGAGGGTGTTTAAAGAgtgttttctagctcaaaacgACTTCATATTGGACTTTAAATGTTCACCGATAGTATCGGTCCGATACGTTACCATCTGATCCAGTGATGAGGTGAGCGACTGCCAGCTTCCGTCGCTGGAAGTCTTCAAGTCTGACGACATCATCCGACAGCAGATGCCTTTTAGCTGCAGatttttatacaaatatttttggtcAGATTGCAAAGTAACCGATTGCCATGTGTACAGCCGGGGTCACCTCTGCACACAAAATCCCCCAAGAAACCATATGCGCAAACTCGTACGCGAATGAGTCCAAGTCGCCAACAAACGTGTTGAATTCACCTCCGAAACGAGATCCAATCCAGCCTGACTGTTGCAAAGTATTAAATGTCGTTTTAGGAGAACTGTGCTCGCGAAGAAACGAGCGACAGCATGAGGACGAAAACTTCCGCAGCGCCATACTGACGAAAGACGGTACCACCCCCCGCGTAAACAAAGGGGAGATGAATGAAAACTATACAGCGTTATAACATCCTGTTTGTCAACAACGTCGCAGTCATTATATTTTAAAGcgcttaaaaaataaactcaTACTAAATAAGTATGTTAATTTTGCGTGGTGATGATTTTCTTTCGCGTTTATGGGAGATAGGAATGGCACATTCCAACATGGCGGCGTATCCTCCGCGATGCCCCCAGCCCCTCCCTCACGCACTCACTTTCAACACGTCAGTGCAGCCGCCATATTGTGAGAGTCAGACTGTAGAAATAGTACCATAACAACTTTCACATCGACTTTGTTATTAAGAatcattacatttatttattggtttatGAAAAATATTCCCCACACCAtttgaataatgaataaaagaGACTATATATAATCGTTTTgtcctaaacaaacaaacaaacaaacaaacaatagctcATGATTGTATTCTTTGCATGTTTTTTCAAAGATCTTCTGTATTATTTATGCAACTGTCTCACTCATATCTTCGCATTCCAAAATCACGTTGAATCATCATTTTATGACCAATTTCACACTTCTCATTTTCACAGTTCCCATTAAAGACTTTTCCACCCAATCTAAATTTCTTTGATCATAAATATTTCCTCCTTTCTTCACAACATGATTATTCCTTAAATAACAACATATGACATGTCGCAATTTTGTGATGCTGCATTTAATACTGATGTGATTTGTTGGATGctttgttgtgatatttttgagATTTTGGTTTTCATACTTTACTGTGAAGTCCTTTGAAACTTGAAGGTGATTAAGCGCTATAAAATGTAATTCAATTGAATAAATCTGCGAGTATTACATTTGATTATGG comes from Festucalex cinctus isolate MCC-2025b chromosome 15, RoL_Fcin_1.0, whole genome shotgun sequence and encodes:
- the cacfd1 gene encoding uncharacterized protein cacfd1 isoform X2, yielding MSSEETAASSKASPPEDDGMTWWYRWLCKIAGVLGGISCAIAGVWNCVTVNPLNIAAGVWMVLNAFVLFLCEVPFCCQFIEFANAVAARADRFRPWQKSFFYCGRTDGRCESTIRCDLPADSCWTQDGALSRLPEFHLHHAVRERHRLRHRGPVRPGVVREKGGRGDVRQAAAPQAGRRGEDDRHRRVMRAGGRRLRHLLLGVIYLFIYLFILWIGLATFYWPEDVY
- the cacfd1 gene encoding uncharacterized protein cacfd1 isoform X1, whose translation is MSSEETAASSKASPPEDDGMTWWYRWLCKIAGVLGGISCAIAGVWNCVTVNPLNIAAGVWMVLNAFVLFLCEVPFCCQFIEFANAVAARADRFRPWQKSFFYCGRTDGRCESTIRCDLPADSCWTQDGALSRLPEFHLHHAVRERHRLRHRGPVRPGVVREKGGRGDVRQAAAPQAGRRGEDDRHRRVMRAGGRRLRHLLLGVIYLFIYLFILWIGLATFYVSVVNMYIFVTTPFNGFCICFVFVFVWFFGCLLVCA
- the cacfd1 gene encoding calcium channel flower homolog isoform X3, giving the protein MSSEETAASSKASPPEDDGMTWWYRWLCKIAGVLGGISCAIAGVWNCVTVNPLNIAAGVWMVLNAFVLFLCEVPFCCQFIEFANAVAARADRFRPWQKSFFYCGMALFPVFLSFTFTTLFGNAIAFATGVLYGLASLGKKGDAVTYARLQHHKQADEEKMTGTVE
- the cacfd1 gene encoding calcium channel flower homolog isoform X5, whose amino-acid sequence is MSSEETAASSKASPPEDDGMTWWYRWLCKIAGVLGGISCAIAGVWNCVTVNPLNIAAGVWMVLNAFVLFLCEVPFCCQFIEFANAVAARADRFRPWQKSFFYCGMALFPVFLSFTFTTLFGNAIAFATGVLYGLASLGKNRLSF
- the cacfd1 gene encoding calcium channel flower homolog isoform X4: MSSEETAASSKASPPEDDGMTWWYRWLCKIAGVLGGISCAIAGVWNCVTVNPLNIAAGVWMVLNAFVLFLCEVPFCCQFIEFANAVAARADRFRPWQKSFFYCGRTDGRCESTIRCDLPADSCWTQDGALSRLPEFHLHHAVRERHRLRHRGPVRPGVVREK
- the ptcd2 gene encoding pentatricopeptide repeat-containing protein 2, mitochondrial isoform X2, whose amino-acid sequence is MMSSDLKTSSDGSWQSLTSSLDQMEILSSCSAKSCRGTAWLGETSSSCCFTCVRVRRTRRRREMPFTARQVTPSPVTRYHAENRNLVHREYKFGPIFMRLCYELGLEKMAAATLTDKEMRGFFDGPASFNIGVDMLFVKGYYDDALEVLRFMRSQSVPFNEDTLMLASAVCYKLNTAESHAICTSLFEEAEVKGRYVSKHAYCFAVALALKQNDVEKARLLFARITSTDNRLCQNLKILLLVASGATQEAIVDLSSAVKLSQSPSFVRKPEFSQELLDRMRRHVAGQARAAEAERVISRLERAGQVTRQTLDDMLCRTPAPKRKMAPIAQERRTSRRTRQPRRSLLISE
- the ptcd2 gene encoding pentatricopeptide repeat-containing protein 2, mitochondrial isoform X1, which gives rise to MALRKFSSSCCRSFLREHSSPKTTFNTLQQSGWIGSRFGAKRHLLSDDVVRLEDFQRRKLAVAHLITGSDGNFIELFGQKLQRNSLVGRDELKLLLHLCQSAEDAKTARDAIYRYHAENRNLVHREYKFGPIFMRLCYELGLEKMAAATLTDKEMRGFFDGPASFNIGVDMLFVKGYYDDALEVLRFMRSQSVPFNEDTLMLASAVCYKLNTAESHAICTSLFEEAEVKGRYVSKHAYCFAVALALKQNDVEKARLLFARITSTDNRLCQNLKILLLVASGATQEAIVDLSSAVKLSQSPSFVRKPEFSQELLDRMRRHVAGQARAAEAERVISRLERAGQVTRQTLDDMLCRTPAPKRKMAPIAQERRTSRRTRQPRRSLLISE